One Lactobacillus sp. ESL0785 DNA window includes the following coding sequences:
- the tsaE gene encoding tRNA (adenosine(37)-N6)-threonylcarbamoyltransferase complex ATPase subunit type 1 TsaE: MMKLEVNSAAEMQQIGAAIAQTAQPHDLLLLNGDLGAGKTTLTQGIGRALGVKRPVKSPTFTIVREYREAKLPLFHMDFYRLENDDLSSIDLNSYLAEPGLVVIEWPQVIEKDLPHEYLQLVISRVDDSWHSTKRVIEFKPQGERNEMWVNELLVKIK; encoded by the coding sequence ATAATGAAATTAGAAGTTAATTCCGCTGCTGAAATGCAGCAAATTGGAGCAGCAATTGCGCAAACGGCGCAGCCGCATGATCTGTTGCTGTTAAATGGTGACTTAGGAGCAGGTAAAACGACGTTAACACAAGGCATTGGCCGTGCATTAGGTGTTAAACGGCCGGTAAAGAGTCCAACTTTTACCATTGTGCGTGAGTATCGTGAAGCAAAATTGCCCCTATTTCATATGGATTTTTATCGTTTAGAAAATGATGACTTATCTTCGATTGATTTGAATAGTTACTTGGCTGAACCCGGTCTAGTTGTGATTGAATGGCCGCAAGTGATTGAAAAAGATTTGCCGCATGAATACTTACAGTTGGTTATTAGTCGCGTTGATGATAGTTGGCATTCGACTAAACGTGTAATTGAATTTAAACCACAAGGTGAGCGCAATGAAATGTGGGTTAATGAATTATTAGTAAAAATTAAATAA
- the cdaA gene encoding diadenylate cyclase CdaA: MHLNFTNVFTWSNFSLVLDVLIIWFLVYHLIILIRGTKAVQLAKGIVLIFIVRIIAGILQLHTTTWLIDQIVSWSVVGIIVIFQPEIRRGLEHLGRMPIFGGREESARDESIRFIKELDKAIQYMSKRRIGALITIQQETGLEDYIETGIKLNAHVTGELLINIFIPNTPLHDGAVIINQDHQIAVAAAYLPLSDSSMIPKRLGTRHRAAVGISEVTDAITIVVSEETGGVTITRNGRFLLDLSRDEYLKYLKAELVPKKEKSTKWYQKILSKIWKWGADR, translated from the coding sequence ATGCATCTTAATTTTACAAATGTCTTTACTTGGAGTAACTTTTCGTTGGTGCTTGATGTATTGATCATTTGGTTTCTTGTCTATCACTTAATCATTTTGATTAGGGGCACTAAGGCAGTGCAGCTGGCTAAGGGAATTGTCCTGATTTTTATTGTCCGGATTATCGCTGGGATCCTGCAGCTACATACAACAACTTGGCTAATTGATCAGATTGTTTCTTGGTCAGTTGTGGGAATTATCGTGATTTTTCAACCAGAAATTCGACGTGGACTTGAACATTTGGGCCGAATGCCGATTTTTGGTGGGCGTGAGGAAAGTGCTCGTGATGAATCAATCAGATTTATTAAAGAACTAGATAAGGCAATCCAATATATGTCTAAAAGGCGAATTGGTGCCTTAATTACAATTCAACAAGAAACAGGTCTTGAAGATTATATTGAAACAGGTATTAAGCTTAATGCCCATGTTACCGGTGAATTGTTAATTAACATTTTTATTCCGAATACACCACTTCATGATGGTGCAGTAATTATTAATCAAGATCACCAAATTGCGGTTGCTGCTGCTTATCTGCCATTGTCCGACAGCAGCATGATTCCTAAGCGTTTAGGAACTAGGCACCGAGCAGCAGTCGGGATTTCTGAAGTTACTGATGCCATCACGATTGTTGTTTCCGAAGAAACCGGTGGAGTTACAATTACGCGTAATGGCCGCTTTTTACTTGATCTTAGCCGGGATGAATATTTAAAGTATTTGAAGGCTGAGTTAGTACCGAAAAAGGAAAAGAGTACTAAGTGGTACCAAAAAATATTAAGTAAAATTTGGAAGTGGGGTGCTGATCGATGA
- a CDS encoding CopY/TcrY family copper transport repressor, with translation MAEKSKGHNISEAEWEVMRIVWTLGKIHTGEVIKQLQAKKNWSESTIKTLMGRLVKKGLLTTHKDGRRFVYTATVTENQMMVQVTTEMMSHMCDMHKGQMLIEILKGMPLSKKDIATIEQELTEKAKTAPTMVDCNCLAAEQHDC, from the coding sequence ATGGCAGAAAAAAGTAAAGGGCATAATATTTCAGAAGCTGAGTGGGAAGTTATGCGGATTGTATGGACACTAGGTAAAATTCATACAGGAGAAGTAATTAAGCAGCTTCAAGCTAAGAAAAACTGGTCGGAATCGACAATTAAGACATTAATGGGGCGATTAGTAAAAAAAGGCCTGCTGACTACGCATAAGGATGGTCGGCGTTTTGTTTACACAGCAACGGTAACCGAAAACCAAATGATGGTTCAGGTTACAACTGAAATGATGAGCCACATGTGTGATATGCATAAAGGACAAATGTTGATTGAAATCCTAAAAGGGATGCCATTATCCAAAAAAGATATTGCAACTATTGAACAAGAATTGACAGAAAAAGCGAAAACAGCTCCCACCATGGTTGACTGTAATTGTTTAGCTGCAGAGCAACATGATTGTTAA
- a CDS encoding glycosyltransferase has translation MYYFLNNRLDANSSGIEHAEVKRLKLFKQNGVKAKIVMCEYNRFAHQNLPLYGLTEDDYVNMFDYFAGTVNYTGKPKTIADLQIAPNFRVEKTASGYDVYDGEWQTMAINLFANKQIDTIRYFNGDGNCTKQDFYDTRGFNSLTQIYATGTGNLVYELFFRPNGTIYYEISYEQRPNWLAATNIQLVDREGNLHSLMNLGQAFTIMLDDLNKNDGDTKSTVISDRSNITNVPMINMKTPVRRIEHFHSIHFRDYWDPDSPLTYNSISDNELLSKTDLIVTPGPHQANDMRDRLKTQVPIVAIPVGIVPDEQLQAPQISMSQRKAGKIIAVARLFPEKRLDDTINAFAQVRKHNHQITLDIYGYGNSGDGYKEEKMLKKLVQQLHLQKAIHFMGYTQDMDSVYNNAQLMVMSSRFEGAPLAINEAQSHGVPVISYDTHYGPADLVADGVSGYITPDGDVNALAKKINDYFTNEQLMQKMSTAAYKNAQRFSADNVWQYWKKYVIDAD, from the coding sequence ATGTATTATTTTTTAAATAATCGGCTGGATGCTAATAGTTCAGGAATAGAACATGCTGAAGTCAAACGACTGAAACTATTTAAACAAAATGGGGTTAAAGCTAAGATTGTTATGTGTGAATATAATCGTTTTGCCCATCAAAATTTGCCCTTGTATGGGTTGACTGAAGATGATTACGTTAACATGTTTGACTATTTTGCCGGTACTGTTAATTACACAGGTAAGCCCAAAACAATTGCAGATTTGCAGATTGCACCGAACTTTAGGGTTGAGAAGACTGCATCTGGCTATGATGTTTATGATGGTGAGTGGCAGACAATGGCAATTAACTTATTTGCCAACAAGCAGATTGATACAATTCGTTACTTTAATGGTGATGGTAATTGTACCAAGCAGGATTTTTATGATACGCGTGGCTTTAATAGCTTGACTCAGATCTATGCTACTGGCACTGGCAATTTGGTGTATGAATTATTTTTCCGGCCTAATGGCACAATCTATTATGAAATTTCGTATGAACAACGGCCTAATTGGTTAGCGGCTACTAATATTCAGTTGGTCGATCGTGAAGGTAACTTGCATTCGTTAATGAATTTGGGTCAAGCATTTACAATTATGCTTGATGACTTAAATAAAAATGATGGTGATACTAAGTCAACAGTTATTTCAGATCGCAGCAATATTACGAATGTACCAATGATTAATATGAAAACACCGGTAAGAAGAATTGAACATTTTCATAGTATTCATTTCCGTGATTATTGGGATCCAGATTCACCATTAACCTATAATTCGATATCTGATAATGAGTTATTAAGCAAAACTGATTTGATTGTAACCCCGGGACCGCACCAAGCTAATGATATGCGTGATCGGTTGAAGACGCAGGTGCCAATTGTGGCAATTCCCGTGGGAATTGTTCCTGATGAACAATTGCAGGCACCACAGATTTCAATGTCGCAAAGAAAAGCTGGAAAAATTATTGCCGTTGCCCGCTTATTCCCTGAAAAGCGGCTTGACGATACAATTAATGCCTTTGCACAAGTCCGCAAGCATAATCATCAAATTACGCTGGATATTTATGGCTATGGTAATAGTGGTGATGGCTATAAAGAAGAGAAGATGTTGAAAAAGTTAGTGCAGCAACTTCATTTGCAAAAAGCAATTCATTTTATGGGTTATACGCAAGATATGGATTCTGTTTATAATAATGCGCAATTGATGGTTATGTCATCGCGGTTTGAAGGGGCACCATTGGCAATTAATGAAGCCCAATCTCACGGCGTACCAGTGATCTCGTATGATACGCATTATGGTCCTGCTGACTTGGTGGCTGATGGCGTCAGCGGCTACATTACACCAGATGGTGATGTTAATGCATTAGCTAAAAAGATAAATGATTATTTTACTAATGAACAATTAATGCAAAAAATGAGTACAGCAGCTTATAAAAATGCTCAGCGTTTCTCTGCAGATAATGTATGGCAATACTGGAAGAAGTATGTAATTGATGCGGATTAG
- the pta gene encoding phosphate acetyltransferase, with product MSVFELLKNKIQASHKNYHIVFPEGIDKRVIVAASRLAQEKIIEPILLGNPQEINQRAQADEIDLSAVTVIDIAAYTHLDEMITAFTAARGKTFTPQEIAHQLQDPNYFGTMFVKMGKADGMVSGAAHSTADTVRPALQLIHAADGMHRVSGSFIMERGTEKYVFADCAINIEPDSSTLAEIAYQSVQTARLIDIDPKVAFLSFSTKGSAKGDMIDKVQAANDLFHQQHPEVVADGELQFDAAYIPEVAATKAPDSALKGQANIFVFPELQSGNLAYKITQRLGKFTAIGPILQGLAAPVNDLSRGASGQDIYNMAILTAAQALLRDEQK from the coding sequence ATGAGTGTTTTTGAATTATTAAAAAATAAGATCCAAGCTAGTCATAAGAATTATCATATTGTCTTTCCTGAGGGCATCGATAAGCGTGTGATTGTAGCAGCTAGTCGGTTAGCACAAGAAAAAATAATTGAACCGATTTTGTTGGGTAATCCGCAAGAGATTAATCAAAGAGCGCAAGCTGACGAAATCGACCTTAGTGCAGTAACTGTAATTGATATTGCAGCTTATACACACTTAGATGAGATGATAACGGCATTTACTGCTGCTCGTGGCAAAACTTTTACGCCACAAGAAATTGCTCACCAGCTGCAAGACCCCAATTATTTTGGCACAATGTTTGTGAAAATGGGTAAGGCTGACGGGATGGTATCAGGTGCGGCGCATTCAACAGCTGATACTGTGCGTCCAGCTTTACAATTAATTCATGCAGCTGACGGAATGCACCGTGTTTCCGGAAGTTTTATTATGGAGCGTGGCACTGAAAAGTACGTTTTTGCTGATTGCGCAATTAACATTGAACCTGACAGCAGTACTTTGGCTGAAATTGCTTACCAATCTGTGCAAACAGCGCGGTTAATTGATATTGATCCTAAAGTAGCATTTTTGAGCTTCTCAACCAAGGGATCTGCTAAGGGTGACATGATTGATAAGGTGCAAGCTGCTAATGATTTGTTCCATCAACAACATCCTGAGGTTGTCGCTGATGGCGAATTGCAATTTGATGCAGCTTATATTCCAGAAGTTGCGGCAACTAAGGCGCCAGACTCTGCACTTAAGGGTCAAGCTAATATTTTTGTCTTTCCAGAATTACAATCAGGGAATTTAGCTTACAAAATTACCCAGCGGCTAGGTAAATTTACGGCAATTGGCCCAATTTTGCAGGGGCTTGCCGCACCGGTTAATGACTTATCGCGTGGCGCCAGCGGTCAAGATATTTATAATATGGCAATTTTGACAGCTGCCCAGGCACTTTTGAGGGATGAGCAAAAATAA
- the glmS gene encoding glutamine--fructose-6-phosphate transaminase (isomerizing), which yields MCGIVGIIGKSAREAILNGLTKLEYRGYDSAGIYLNDLQGKQYLTKTVGRIQNLKDKMTSDEQGQVGIGHTRWATHGKPTIANAHPQFDETGRFYLVHNGVIENYQDIKDKYLQDTTFESNTDTEVVVQLISKLAREQKLTAFAALKASLKLIKGSYALLLIDNTQPDHIYVAKNKSPLMLGLGDGFNVIASDALSVLDQTKTFVDLHDGEVADITKDNYQLETIAGNKVTRKPYQLNIDPDAASKGTYEFYMLKEIAEQPSVLRHLIQYYLTEDGTPKLAPEIVDALAQADKFYIFAAGTSYHAGLVGKMLLEKYAGIPTEVDFASEAGYHFPMMSKHPFLIFLSQSGETADSRVVLQEAIKRNLPSLTLTNVPGSTLAREATYALSLEAGPEIAVASTKAYIAQVATQAVLAKAVGEKLLKQEARNFNLANDLSLAAEGIEQVLTQQKKIEQLTDQIIIPSRNAFYIGRGIDYPVALEAALKLKEVSYIQTEGFAAAELKHGTISLVEKGTPVVALINDPVTADLMRGNIQEVIARGAQVIIIAKQQLAKATDDLVLPELNYYLSPLITVVVAQLIAYYASRDKGLDVDKPRNLAKSVTVE from the coding sequence ATGTGTGGAATTGTTGGAATTATCGGTAAATCTGCTAGAGAAGCTATCTTGAATGGTTTAACTAAGTTAGAATATCGTGGCTATGATTCAGCTGGAATTTATTTAAATGACTTGCAAGGCAAGCAATATTTAACTAAGACAGTTGGCCGCATTCAAAATTTGAAGGATAAAATGACCAGCGATGAGCAAGGTCAAGTTGGAATTGGTCATACAAGATGGGCTACTCATGGTAAGCCAACGATTGCTAATGCGCACCCGCAATTTGATGAAACTGGGCGTTTTTATCTTGTACATAATGGCGTGATTGAAAATTATCAGGATATTAAAGACAAGTATTTGCAAGATACAACTTTTGAATCAAATACTGATACTGAGGTTGTCGTTCAACTGATTAGTAAGTTGGCTCGTGAGCAAAAGTTAACAGCTTTTGCGGCTTTAAAGGCGAGTTTAAAACTGATTAAGGGTTCTTACGCATTGCTATTGATTGATAATACGCAGCCTGATCACATTTACGTCGCTAAAAACAAGTCGCCATTGATGCTGGGATTAGGGGATGGCTTTAATGTAATTGCTTCTGATGCCTTGTCAGTTCTTGATCAAACCAAAACTTTTGTTGATCTGCATGATGGTGAAGTTGCCGATATTACTAAGGATAATTATCAACTTGAAACAATTGCTGGTAACAAGGTGACGCGCAAGCCTTATCAATTGAACATCGATCCTGATGCAGCATCAAAAGGAACATATGAATTCTATATGTTAAAGGAAATCGCTGAGCAGCCCAGCGTCTTGCGTCATTTGATTCAATATTATTTGACTGAAGATGGGACACCTAAGTTGGCTCCAGAGATTGTGGATGCGTTGGCACAAGCTGATAAGTTTTATATTTTTGCGGCTGGAACAAGTTATCATGCTGGTTTAGTTGGTAAGATGCTGCTTGAAAAATATGCGGGGATTCCTACAGAAGTGGACTTTGCTTCTGAAGCTGGTTATCACTTCCCAATGATGAGTAAACATCCGTTTTTGATTTTCTTGTCTCAATCTGGCGAAACAGCAGACTCACGTGTGGTTTTGCAAGAAGCAATTAAGCGCAACCTGCCTAGTTTAACGTTGACTAATGTTCCGGGATCAACATTGGCCCGAGAAGCAACTTACGCGCTGTCTTTAGAGGCTGGCCCAGAAATTGCAGTTGCTTCAACTAAAGCGTACATTGCTCAAGTAGCAACGCAGGCAGTTTTGGCTAAGGCCGTGGGTGAAAAATTATTAAAGCAAGAAGCCCGAAACTTTAACTTAGCAAATGATCTAAGTCTGGCTGCTGAAGGAATTGAACAAGTACTTACGCAGCAAAAGAAAATCGAGCAATTAACTGATCAAATAATTATACCGTCACGTAATGCTTTTTATATTGGTCGCGGGATTGATTACCCAGTTGCTTTGGAAGCAGCATTAAAGTTAAAGGAAGTTTCTTATATTCAAACAGAAGGATTTGCGGCTGCGGAATTAAAGCATGGGACAATTTCACTAGTTGAAAAAGGGACACCAGTTGTTGCGTTAATTAATGATCCAGTTACAGCTGACTTGATGCGGGGTAATATTCAGGAAGTAATTGCCCGTGGCGCGCAAGTGATAATTATTGCTAAGCAGCAACTAGCTAAGGCAACTGATGATCTAGTTTTGCCTGAGCTTAATTATTATTTATCACCATTGATTACAGTGGTTGTCGCCCAGCTCATTGCCTACTATGCTTCAAGGGATAAGGGGTTAGATGTTGATAAGCCACGCAACTTGGCTAAAAGTGTTACAGTAGAATAA
- a CDS encoding CdaR family protein: MKDFWRKSWFIRLVSLLIAVLLVIYINYTQEGFMTQGQADKTKQTATQTQTVKVPLQVSVDTDNYYVVGYPAKVSVTLEGSNALVTSTINTQNFRAYIDLTNKSIGEHQVQVHVSGLSNQLACTISPKTVHVNIQHRKSTTMPVQIEYNKNAVAHGYKLGKTNVDPQQVEVTGARGEIDQIDQIAAKVVLPNGIDHNFERQVNLIAEDRKGRQLNVIIEPATAKVTIPISVAKKTVKIALAPKHEKSSKVYSLTAKSNYVTLYGSQAALNKVKSLKVPVDLSDVNSSTTKIVKLQLPGGVIKANLAQVTVQIKVANSNNSK, from the coding sequence ATGAAAGATTTTTGGCGTAAGTCATGGTTTATTCGCCTTGTTTCGCTGCTGATTGCAGTATTGTTAGTAATTTATATTAATTATACTCAAGAGGGCTTTATGACTCAGGGTCAGGCTGATAAAACCAAACAAACGGCTACGCAAACTCAGACAGTTAAAGTACCGCTGCAAGTTTCAGTGGATACTGACAATTATTATGTTGTGGGTTATCCTGCTAAAGTTAGTGTTACGCTTGAAGGCTCAAATGCCTTGGTAACGTCGACAATTAATACACAAAATTTTCGAGCATATATTGATTTAACTAATAAGAGTATTGGTGAGCACCAGGTTCAAGTACACGTTAGTGGATTAAGTAATCAATTGGCATGTACAATTAGTCCTAAAACTGTCCATGTAAATATTCAGCATCGAAAATCAACGACAATGCCTGTTCAAATAGAGTATAATAAAAATGCTGTAGCTCATGGCTATAAACTAGGTAAAACGAATGTTGATCCACAGCAGGTTGAAGTGACAGGTGCGCGGGGAGAAATTGATCAGATTGATCAAATTGCGGCCAAAGTTGTCTTACCTAATGGTATTGATCATAATTTTGAACGGCAGGTAAACTTAATTGCCGAAGATCGTAAGGGTCGTCAGTTGAATGTGATTATTGAACCGGCTACGGCTAAGGTAACAATTCCAATTTCGGTAGCGAAAAAAACAGTCAAAATTGCGTTGGCACCTAAACACGAAAAATCGAGTAAAGTTTATTCGCTAACTGCTAAAAGTAATTACGTTACACTATACGGCAGTCAGGCTGCTTTAAATAAGGTTAAAAGTCTTAAAGTACCGGTTGATTTAAGTGATGTCAATTCTTCAACGACCAAAATAGTCAAGTTGCAATTGCCGGGCGGCGTAATTAAAGCAAATTTGGCACAAGTTACGGTTCAAATTAAAGTAGCAAATTCAAATAATTCAAAATAA
- a CDS encoding Cof-type HAD-IIB family hydrolase: MTIKLIAVDLDGTLLTDTQKIMPETEKALKKASEQGIKVVLATGRPLSGVMSYNKQLGLSGSKQYNIVFNGAVIQNLVGKVMMDQKMGYRDFTNMLRLQRLAHVNLHFETPECFWTCDRDLGLNLATNATMTRNQIKVRKVEEIPQDFSFNKVGFSVMEDEAEVEKLWNNIPDWVFGKYDVVRSFATIVELNVKNASKGNALIELADRLRIKQDQVMVFGDQGNDVSMFANPNFKKVAMGNAIDLIKANADYVTADNNSEGIAQALKKFVL, translated from the coding sequence ATGACGATCAAATTAATTGCGGTTGATCTGGACGGTACTCTGTTGACAGATACGCAAAAGATTATGCCAGAAACGGAGAAAGCACTTAAAAAGGCAAGTGAGCAAGGAATTAAAGTTGTCTTAGCCACAGGGCGACCATTGTCTGGTGTAATGTCGTATAATAAGCAATTAGGGCTATCTGGCAGTAAGCAGTATAATATTGTCTTTAATGGTGCAGTTATTCAAAACTTGGTTGGTAAAGTCATGATGGATCAAAAAATGGGGTACCGTGATTTTACTAATATGTTGCGGCTGCAAAGATTGGCACACGTTAATTTGCACTTTGAAACGCCAGAATGTTTTTGGACTTGTGACCGCGATCTAGGTCTTAATTTAGCAACTAATGCCACGATGACACGTAATCAAATTAAAGTGCGCAAGGTTGAAGAAATTCCCCAAGATTTTTCGTTTAATAAAGTAGGCTTTAGCGTGATGGAAGATGAAGCTGAAGTCGAAAAGCTGTGGAATAACATTCCTGATTGGGTCTTTGGTAAGTATGACGTTGTGCGCAGCTTTGCGACAATAGTTGAATTGAATGTTAAAAATGCATCTAAGGGTAATGCCTTAATTGAATTAGCAGATCGGTTGCGGATTAAGCAGGATCAAGTAATGGTTTTTGGCGATCAAGGCAATGACGTTTCAATGTTTGCTAACCCTAATTTTAAGAAAGTTGCAATGGGCAATGCAATTGACTTAATTAAAGCTAATGCGGATTATGTAACAGCTGATAACAATAGCGAGGGAATTGCCCAAGCACTTAAAAAATTTGTTTTGTAG
- a CDS encoding 3'-5' exonuclease, with the protein MNFIAMDFETANHHPESACSLALVMVRDNKIVDRFYTVINPQMPFDARNIQVHDITAEDVQDAPTMAEVWPQIKDLFQPGMLVAAHNARFDTNVMRQSLARYDIQEPHYFVIDTLKTSKLLEPNLPNHKLDTVADALKVELWHHHNALSDSEACAGILIAQNKEFGDDAIKNLVYQI; encoded by the coding sequence ATGAACTTTATTGCAATGGATTTTGAAACCGCAAATCATCACCCAGAAAGTGCCTGTTCACTAGCACTTGTAATGGTGCGAGATAATAAAATTGTCGACCGCTTTTATACAGTTATCAATCCGCAAATGCCCTTTGATGCCCGCAATATTCAGGTACATGATATCACAGCAGAAGACGTGCAAGATGCCCCAACAATGGCTGAAGTTTGGCCGCAAATTAAAGATTTATTTCAACCTGGGATGCTGGTTGCTGCACACAATGCGCGCTTTGATACTAATGTAATGCGACAAAGTTTAGCGCGCTATGATATTCAAGAACCGCACTATTTTGTTATCGATACTTTAAAGACCAGCAAATTATTAGAACCTAATTTGCCTAATCATAAGTTAGATACTGTCGCAGATGCACTTAAGGTGGAACTATGGCACCACCATAATGCCCTCAGTGACAGCGAAGCTTGTGCCGGGATTTTAATCGCTCAAAATAAAGAATTTGGTGATGATGCAATTAAGAATTTGGTTTATCAAATCTAA
- the glmM gene encoding phosphoglucosamine mutase has translation MLKYFGTDGVRGVANQDLSPEMAFKLGRDGGYVLTKNKAKDEQAKVLVSRDTRMSGQMLEYALISGLLSVGIEVLEVGVITTPGLSYLVRAQGADAGVQISASHNPVQDNGIKFFGSDGLKLSDEMEGEIEKLIDAKEDQLPRPSAAGLGTVTDFHEGSSKYLQFIENTIPEDLDGIKVVIDGANGAASSLISRLFADCGVDFTTIATHPNGMNINDHVGATHTEKLQEEVVKQGAQLGLAFDGDADRCIAVDEQGHEVDGDHIMYVLGTYMADGGRLKNDTIVTTVMSNLGFTKALARKGIKNVRTQVGDRYVSEEMRANGYNLGGEQSGHVIMSDYHNTGDGMLTGLHLMLVMKKTGKSLTELLADFKEYPQCLVNVPVKDKKSWREHQPLLDIIKEVEADMGDDGRVLVRPSGTQSLLRVMAEGPTQEATDAYVKRITDVVEKEMGI, from the coding sequence ATGTTAAAATATTTTGGCACTGATGGTGTACGTGGGGTAGCAAATCAAGATTTATCCCCGGAAATGGCATTTAAATTAGGCCGTGACGGTGGGTATGTTTTAACGAAAAATAAGGCAAAAGATGAACAAGCCAAGGTCTTAGTTTCTCGTGATACGCGGATGTCAGGACAAATGCTTGAATATGCCTTAATTTCAGGATTATTGTCAGTTGGAATTGAAGTCTTAGAAGTTGGCGTAATTACTACTCCGGGCTTATCTTATCTAGTTCGGGCTCAAGGAGCTGATGCTGGTGTCCAGATTTCTGCATCACACAATCCAGTTCAAGATAATGGGATAAAATTCTTTGGTAGTGATGGTTTGAAGCTGTCCGATGAAATGGAAGGCGAAATTGAAAAATTAATTGATGCTAAAGAAGATCAATTGCCGCGTCCTTCTGCTGCAGGCTTAGGGACAGTAACTGACTTTCATGAGGGCAGCTCGAAATATTTGCAATTTATTGAAAATACGATTCCTGAAGATCTTGATGGCATTAAAGTGGTCATTGATGGTGCTAATGGGGCTGCCAGCAGCTTGATTTCACGGCTTTTTGCAGATTGTGGAGTTGATTTTACAACGATTGCGACACATCCTAATGGTATGAACATTAATGATCATGTTGGGGCAACGCATACTGAGAAGCTGCAGGAAGAAGTCGTTAAACAGGGCGCACAGTTGGGTTTGGCTTTTGATGGTGATGCCGATCGCTGTATTGCAGTTGACGAACAAGGCCATGAAGTTGATGGCGACCATATTATGTACGTCTTGGGTACTTACATGGCTGATGGTGGTCGCTTAAAGAATGATACAATTGTGACAACAGTTATGAGTAATCTTGGCTTTACTAAGGCATTGGCAAGAAAGGGCATTAAAAATGTCCGTACTCAAGTCGGTGACCGTTATGTGTCTGAAGAAATGCGGGCTAATGGTTATAATCTCGGCGGTGAACAATCAGGTCACGTAATTATGAGTGATTATCACAATACTGGTGATGGGATGCTGACAGGTTTGCATTTGATGTTGGTAATGAAGAAGACAGGCAAGTCCCTGACAGAATTATTAGCCGACTTTAAGGAATACCCACAATGCTTGGTTAATGTTCCGGTTAAAGATAAGAAGAGTTGGCGTGAGCACCAACCGCTTCTTGATATTATTAAGGAAGTTGAGGCTGATATGGGTGATGACGGCCGTGTTTTAGTACGGCCATCTGGTACTCAATCACTGTTGCGGGTAATGGCTGAAGGACCTACGCAAGAAGCAACTGATGCCTATGTTAAACGGATTACTGATGTCGTTGAAAAAGAAATGGGTATTTAA
- the murB gene encoding UDP-N-acetylmuramate dehydrogenase: MKLLDLKKKGIVIKEQVPLSKYTFTKTGGPAEYLAFPKNEQELVQLVTAAKQEHLPLTVIGNASNLIIRDGGIAGLVLILTEMKEITITGHTVTAQAGARIIDTAFTAAEAGLSGMEFAAGIPGSVGGAIFMNAGAYGGETCEVVQTVRVLTPAGEFKTYTNTEMQFSYRHSVVQDNEDVVVAATFALQPAAKAPILANMHYLNALRRYKQPLEYPSCGSVFKRPVGHYVGPMIIQSGLQGRQIGGAQDSLKHAGFIVNKGGATATDYLDLIHLIQKVIKQKFALDLQTEVRIIGRPTD, encoded by the coding sequence TTGAAATTACTTGATTTGAAAAAGAAGGGAATTGTTATTAAAGAGCAAGTTCCACTTAGTAAATATACATTTACAAAAACTGGTGGTCCTGCTGAATATCTAGCTTTTCCAAAAAATGAGCAAGAATTAGTTCAATTAGTTACAGCTGCTAAGCAAGAGCATCTTCCGTTAACGGTAATTGGTAATGCGTCTAACTTAATAATTCGTGATGGCGGTATAGCTGGATTAGTGCTTATTTTAACAGAGATGAAAGAAATTACGATTACTGGGCATACTGTTACTGCTCAAGCAGGAGCACGAATTATTGATACTGCTTTTACTGCAGCTGAAGCTGGACTTAGCGGGATGGAATTTGCAGCAGGAATTCCGGGAAGTGTTGGTGGTGCCATCTTTATGAATGCTGGTGCTTATGGCGGTGAAACGTGTGAAGTAGTGCAGACTGTCCGGGTATTAACACCTGCAGGTGAATTTAAGACATATACTAACACGGAGATGCAGTTTTCTTATCGTCATTCGGTTGTTCAAGATAATGAAGATGTAGTTGTTGCTGCAACTTTTGCACTGCAACCAGCAGCTAAGGCACCGATTTTAGCTAACATGCATTATCTTAATGCTTTGCGCCGTTACAAACAGCCGCTGGAATATCCATCATGTGGTAGTGTCTTTAAGCGGCCAGTTGGTCATTATGTTGGGCCAATGATTATTCAGTCTGGTCTTCAAGGAAGGCAAATTGGTGGAGCGCAGGATTCACTTAAGCATGCGGGCTTTATCGTCAATAAGGGCGGAGCAACAGCTACTGATTACCTTGATTTAATTCATTTAATTCAAAAAGTGATTAAGCAGAAGTTTGCTCTTGATTTGCAAACAGAAGTTAGAATTATTGGTCGACCGACTGATTAA